In a genomic window of Virgibacillus sp. SK37:
- a CDS encoding APC family permease, whose product MAKREQLERTLKPQWVWAIAFGSAVGWGAFVLPVDWMSMAGPLGVILGFMIGALLMIIIGVSYGFLVEKLPVSGGEFAYAYYGLGRYHAFLCGWFLTLGYMSIVALNASALALLGKFVLPSVIEQGFMYNIAGWEVYAGEVIVACLALIVFAFLNIRGASLSGFSQYIFCLILIVGVVLLTIGMVFHPSSSFSNMQPLFKPGIGAISSIIAIVAIAPWAYIGFDNIPQAAEEFNFSPKKSFKLIVIALICAGLTYSMTVMATGVGQPWTAAMEEGSVWGTGTIVQNAFGTGGLVLLSFALLMGVFTGLNGFYMTTSRLLFAMGRAKVLPNIFSKLHPKHNTPHIGIIFTLALTIMAPFFGRQALLWVVDMSALGVTIAYFYACFVAYKLFKWNDKKVPNERPFMIVAPGRKFLSLLGTICSAAFFLLLVVPGSPGFLSLPSWIALFVWIGLGGIFFLVRFKSYRAVPKAEMDHLVLGDYVDKEPGKDSSQLKDLAAISSVEDIK is encoded by the coding sequence ATGGCAAAACGCGAACAGTTGGAACGAACGTTAAAACCTCAATGGGTTTGGGCAATTGCATTTGGCTCTGCAGTCGGATGGGGAGCATTTGTTTTACCAGTTGATTGGATGTCAATGGCAGGGCCTTTAGGAGTAATACTTGGATTCATGATTGGTGCATTATTAATGATTATTATCGGTGTAAGCTACGGGTTTCTTGTTGAAAAGTTGCCTGTCTCCGGTGGTGAATTTGCCTACGCTTACTATGGGTTAGGCAGGTATCATGCATTTCTATGTGGTTGGTTTTTAACACTAGGTTATATGTCTATCGTTGCATTGAATGCTTCTGCTTTAGCACTTTTAGGTAAATTTGTACTGCCTTCCGTTATTGAACAAGGTTTTATGTATAATATTGCAGGCTGGGAAGTTTATGCAGGTGAGGTAATTGTCGCCTGTCTTGCATTAATTGTATTTGCTTTTTTAAATATTCGTGGGGCAAGTTTATCGGGATTTTCGCAATATATTTTCTGCCTTATTCTTATAGTGGGAGTAGTGTTACTAACTATAGGCATGGTATTTCATCCTTCTAGTTCTTTCTCTAATATGCAGCCATTGTTCAAGCCGGGGATTGGAGCAATATCATCAATTATAGCTATTGTCGCTATTGCGCCATGGGCATATATCGGATTTGACAACATACCGCAAGCTGCGGAAGAATTTAATTTTTCACCTAAAAAATCGTTCAAATTAATTGTTATTGCCCTTATCTGTGCGGGTCTTACTTACTCTATGACAGTAATGGCAACAGGCGTAGGACAACCTTGGACTGCCGCCATGGAAGAAGGCTCTGTATGGGGCACAGGAACCATTGTACAAAATGCATTTGGCACTGGTGGATTGGTCTTACTTTCCTTTGCTTTATTAATGGGAGTTTTTACAGGGTTAAACGGTTTCTATATGACAACAAGCCGTTTACTATTCGCGATGGGCAGAGCCAAAGTATTGCCAAACATCTTCAGTAAATTACATCCTAAGCACAATACACCACATATAGGTATCATTTTTACACTTGCATTAACCATTATGGCACCGTTTTTCGGTCGTCAAGCTCTGTTATGGGTGGTAGATATGTCTGCTTTAGGCGTAACAATTGCCTACTTCTATGCGTGTTTTGTCGCCTACAAACTTTTCAAATGGAATGACAAAAAAGTACCAAATGAACGTCCATTTATGATTGTAGCTCCTGGAAGAAAGTTTCTATCTTTATTAGGAACGATATGTAGTGCAGCATTTTTCCTTCTTTTAGTTGTACCAGGTTCTCCTGGATTTCTAAGCCTTCCTTCATGGATTGCACTGTTTGTATGGATCGGGCTTGGCGGTATATTCTTTTTAGTGAGATTCAAAAGTTATCGGGCAGTCCCTAAAGCAGAAATGGATCACCTGGTATTGGGAGATTATGTTGATAAAGAGCCTGGGAAAGATTCATCTCAGTTAAAAGATCTAGCCGCAATATCCTCAGTTGAAGACATTAAATAA
- a CDS encoding N-acetylmuramoyl-L-alanine amidase: MNVLKKCMLSSFILLFFFTIIPAVHAAEGQMYRVNVNTIELKEAPKDDASVIGQLIEGDKLTTFENNDGWVKTFYRGEAGWVHEKNLQAIHLNAEGKPIPEEKSPQSYKAITPKGGLINLPAERTKLVSPNLKSASMEITRGEENKLSGYHFIIDAGHGGKDGGALAKKMKEKDLTLSTAKLLAEELKEEGADVTLSRTDDTYISLDDRAHISNSSDADAFISIHYNANKNSKAAGISTFYHSSKHSKLANRIQSALVLATSMNDRGTKQANYKVLRSNRKPALLLELGFITNPDELEKIKSMTYQQNAAKGIVEGIKRHFLKND, encoded by the coding sequence ATGAACGTGTTAAAAAAATGTATGTTAAGTAGTTTTATTCTACTATTCTTTTTTACTATTATCCCTGCAGTTCATGCGGCTGAAGGTCAAATGTACCGAGTAAACGTAAATACTATTGAATTGAAAGAGGCACCAAAGGATGATGCCAGTGTAATAGGTCAATTAATAGAAGGTGATAAACTAACTACATTCGAAAATAATGATGGTTGGGTAAAAACCTTCTACCGGGGAGAAGCTGGATGGGTTCATGAAAAGAATTTACAAGCTATCCATCTTAATGCCGAAGGGAAACCCATCCCAGAGGAAAAGTCACCACAATCATATAAAGCAATAACTCCTAAAGGAGGGCTGATTAATTTGCCTGCTGAAAGAACAAAGCTAGTCTCACCCAACTTGAAATCAGCCTCCATGGAAATTACTAGGGGTGAAGAGAATAAATTATCCGGCTATCACTTCATTATAGATGCGGGGCATGGAGGAAAAGATGGGGGTGCATTGGCAAAAAAGATGAAGGAAAAGGACTTGACATTATCGACAGCTAAACTACTTGCTGAAGAGCTTAAAGAAGAAGGTGCTGACGTTACCCTTTCCCGAACCGATGACACCTACATTTCACTAGATGATAGAGCACACATAAGCAATTCAAGTGATGCTGATGCATTTATCAGCATACATTATAATGCAAACAAAAATTCAAAAGCAGCAGGTATCAGTACCTTCTATCACTCAAGCAAGCATAGTAAACTAGCAAACAGAATTCAAAGTGCTTTAGTTTTAGCTACGTCTATGAATGATCGCGGTACAAAGCAAGCAAATTATAAAGTTTTACGAAGTAACAGGAAGCCTGCGCTACTATTGGAGCTTGGGTTTATTACTAACCCAGACGAACTAGAAAAAATTAAGTCGATGACCTATCAACAGAATGCTGCTAAAGGGATTGTTGAAGGAATAAAAAGGCATTTTTTAAAGAATGACTAG
- the xsc gene encoding sulfoacetaldehyde acetyltransferase, producing the protein MAKQQTEVKAAVNKKVKMTPSEAIVETLVQENVKEVYGIVGSAFMDMLDLFPTAGIRFLPVRHEQSAAHMADAYTRVSGTAGVVIGQNGPGITNMVTSVAAANQAHTPMVVISPSAGTPTIGWDGFQEANQVSIFEDITKETVRVTHKSRVADCLRTAFRIAYAERGPVLYDIPRDLFYGELEDYILEPSQYRTDKRGSGDPAAIEEAVSLLKNAEKPVIISGRGAVDADGVDTVAKIAEHLTAPVAVSYMHNDAFPADHPLAVGPIGYMGAKSAMYSLQEADVVLAIGTRLSVFGTLPCYDIDYFPKNAKIIQVDINPRNIARTHPVAVGIIGDAKATADDLYKKLQEDLPNTTSDTSRLQKISKRKEEWEKELVDLALEDGDPINPRRALLELTKALPENTIISTDIGNVSSTANAYLKFNQTRRHIAALTFGNTGFAYPAALGAQLAEPDAPVAAIIGDGAWGMSLHEVSTAVEQNIPVIACVFNNKSWAAEKKNQVDYYDNRFIGSDIEAPDFAEVAKSMGALGYTIEKPEDIGPVVKEVLEQRKPAVLNIYVDGTQLAPPFRRDALKMPTRLLDKYKHLDYGVWGK; encoded by the coding sequence ATGGCAAAACAACAAACAGAAGTAAAAGCAGCAGTAAATAAAAAGGTGAAAATGACCCCTAGTGAGGCGATAGTTGAAACACTAGTACAAGAAAACGTGAAAGAGGTATACGGTATTGTAGGTTCTGCATTCATGGATATGTTAGATTTGTTCCCAACAGCAGGAATCCGTTTTCTACCTGTTCGACATGAGCAGAGCGCAGCACATATGGCCGATGCGTATACGCGTGTTTCCGGTACAGCTGGTGTTGTAATAGGTCAAAATGGGCCTGGTATCACAAACATGGTCACATCTGTTGCGGCAGCAAACCAAGCTCATACACCAATGGTAGTGATTTCTCCATCTGCAGGTACTCCTACAATTGGATGGGATGGGTTCCAAGAAGCAAACCAAGTTTCTATTTTTGAAGATATAACGAAGGAAACGGTACGTGTTACACATAAGAGTCGTGTGGCAGATTGCCTTCGTACAGCTTTTCGTATAGCTTATGCTGAAAGAGGACCAGTACTGTATGATATTCCGAGAGATTTATTCTACGGTGAGTTGGAAGATTATATTTTGGAACCAAGTCAGTACCGTACAGATAAGCGAGGCAGTGGAGATCCGGCAGCAATTGAAGAAGCAGTTTCACTTTTGAAAAATGCTGAAAAACCGGTTATTATCTCAGGGCGTGGCGCTGTTGATGCAGACGGCGTGGATACGGTAGCAAAGATTGCAGAGCATTTGACTGCTCCTGTTGCTGTATCATATATGCACAATGATGCATTCCCTGCAGATCACCCGCTCGCTGTTGGACCAATTGGTTATATGGGAGCAAAGTCTGCAATGTACTCCTTGCAGGAAGCAGATGTCGTGTTAGCAATTGGCACACGGTTATCCGTATTTGGTACGTTGCCGTGCTATGACATCGATTATTTCCCAAAGAATGCAAAGATTATTCAAGTAGATATTAATCCGAGAAATATAGCAAGAACACATCCGGTAGCAGTAGGGATAATTGGAGATGCCAAAGCAACAGCAGATGATTTATATAAGAAATTACAGGAAGATTTGCCAAATACTACGTCCGACACATCGCGTTTACAGAAAATTAGTAAACGAAAAGAAGAGTGGGAAAAGGAGCTCGTTGATTTGGCATTGGAAGATGGGGATCCAATTAACCCACGGCGCGCTTTGCTTGAGCTAACGAAAGCTTTACCGGAAAATACAATTATCTCCACAGATATTGGTAACGTATCATCAACAGCAAATGCATACTTGAAATTTAACCAGACTCGTCGTCATATTGCTGCTCTTACCTTTGGTAATACAGGATTTGCATATCCTGCAGCACTAGGCGCTCAATTGGCTGAGCCAGATGCACCAGTTGCAGCAATTATTGGTGATGGAGCATGGGGAATGAGTTTGCATGAAGTAAGTACAGCTGTCGAACAGAACATACCTGTTATTGCTTGTGTATTTAATAATAAATCATGGGCTGCAGAAAAGAAAAATCAGGTTGACTATTATGATAATCGTTTTATCGGTTCAGATATTGAAGCACCGGATTTTGCGGAAGTGGCCAAATCCATGGGGGCACTTGGCTATACAATTGAAAAGCCAGAGGATATCGGTCCTGTTGTAAAGGAAGTCTTGGAGCAAAGAAAGCCAGCTGTCTTAAATATTTATGTTGATGGAACACAATTGGCACCACCATTCCGTAGAGATGCATTAAAAATGCCAACACGTTTGTTGGATAAATATAAACATCTGGATTATGGTGTTTGGGGTAAATAG
- a CDS encoding selenium metabolism-associated LysR family transcriptional regulator has product MNYERLKTFIAVAEKKSFSEAARILFVTQPTITSQVKALEEELNTKLFERTTKKVKMTQSAKILLHHAKEIVRLSDLAKKEIQDIEETTYGELGIGCSFTIGEYILPSFLKKFKDLYPLIQMRMEISNSDRIVTHIKDQLIDVGLIETPMDDPQIMIEPFLEDELILIAAPNYFDNEDDITLEQLKNVPLITRERGSGTRAVVNQYLKQAGITMDDLNVVMELGSTEAIKSAVESGLGVSIISQNAIVKEKQLNLLTSYPIKNLSFYRYFYIAFRKDQVLKSTVDLFIDELKQMNGKEDRVVC; this is encoded by the coding sequence TTGAATTACGAACGTTTAAAAACATTTATTGCGGTAGCGGAAAAGAAAAGCTTTTCCGAGGCTGCAAGAATTCTTTTTGTAACTCAGCCCACAATTACTTCACAGGTGAAAGCATTGGAAGAGGAATTAAATACAAAGCTATTTGAAAGAACGACAAAAAAGGTGAAGATGACACAGTCAGCTAAAATTCTTCTCCATCATGCTAAAGAAATTGTCCGTCTTAGTGACCTTGCAAAGAAGGAAATCCAGGATATTGAGGAAACGACCTATGGAGAACTTGGAATTGGTTGCAGCTTTACAATTGGAGAGTATATTCTCCCATCATTTTTAAAGAAGTTCAAAGATTTATATCCACTTATTCAAATGCGGATGGAGATTTCCAACTCAGATCGAATTGTGACCCATATAAAAGATCAGTTAATCGATGTAGGATTAATTGAGACGCCGATGGATGATCCACAGATTATGATTGAACCTTTCTTGGAAGATGAGCTTATTTTAATTGCTGCACCAAATTATTTCGACAATGAAGATGATATTACTTTAGAACAATTAAAAAACGTGCCTCTCATCACTCGGGAAAGAGGATCGGGAACAAGAGCGGTTGTTAATCAATATCTTAAGCAGGCAGGGATCACCATGGATGACCTAAACGTAGTAATGGAACTGGGAAGCACGGAAGCAATTAAATCTGCAGTAGAATCAGGACTGGGGGTCTCCATTATATCGCAAAATGCAATTGTGAAGGAGAAACAATTAAATTTATTAACATCCTATCCAATAAAAAACTTATCTTTTTATCGTTATTTCTATATAGCTTTTCGAAAAGATCAAGTGCTTAAATCTACTGTAGACCTATTTATAGATGAATTGAAACAAATGAATGGAAAAGAGGATAGGGTGGTTTGCTAA